From Nicotiana tabacum cultivar K326 chromosome 15, ASM71507v2, whole genome shotgun sequence, the proteins below share one genomic window:
- the LOC142169632 gene encoding uncharacterized protein LOC142169632 translates to MDLIWDYIICRFGIPKEIACDNRPQFIRPKFTKFLEGLKIKRITSSLYHPSANGQAESTNKLIIQNLKKKLEDAKGKWPDELSGVLWAYRTTAKSSMGETPLSLLYGVEALIPVEGGEPTLQFSRTKEEAKNEALLVKLDLLEEHRDFAYMRMVAQKQRMERYYNHRTSLRYIKVGYLVRRVSQRTRKVNAGKLGPTWEGPYRVLAITVKDRTGWKIKIESNCLAIGT, encoded by the coding sequence ATGGACCTCATATGGGACTACATAATCTGCCGATTCGGAATACCGAAGGAGATTGCTTGTGACAACAGGCCGCAATTCATACGCCCAAAATTCACCAAATTTTTGGAAGGattgaaaatcaaaagaattaCATCCTCACTGTACCATCCCAGTGCTAACGGGCAGGCGGAATCAACCAACAAGTTAAtcattcaaaacctgaagaaaaagTTAGAAGATGCTAAGGGCAAATGGCCCGATGAGCTATCGGGTGTActgtgggcatatcggacaacggCAAAGTCAAGCATGGGAGAAACACCTTTATCTCTATTATATGGCGTGGAAGCTCTGATACCGGTTGAAGGTGGGGAGCCAACTTTGCAGTTTTCCCGAAcaaaagaagaagcaaaaaatgaaGCGTTGCTGGTGAAGCTGGATTTGCTCGAGGAACATAGGGACTTTGCGTACATGAGGATGGTGGCTCAAAAACAAAGGATGGAAAGATACTACAATCATAGGACCAGTCTTCGTTACATCAAGGTAGGATACTTGGTGAGAAGGGTGTCTCAGAGGACTCGAAAAGTCAACGCCGGGAAGCtgggtccaacatgggaaggcccttaCCGGGTTTTAGCTATCACGGTAAAGGATCGTACGGGTTGGAAAATCAAGATAGAATCAAATTGCCTAGCAATTGGAACGTGA